TGCCAAAATTACAATGTGAAAGCAAGTTTTGAGAAATTATTTTTCCACACTTATTAAAGATGCAGAGCTAAAACAGTTTCTCTATATTCATATTCAGGCCTTTATTTCATAGCACCTTTGTTAGGGAATACAGCTTTGAGTCTTCTTGGATATGTAGGCAGTTTATCAGCTTTGCACACCTGCTTGTCATTCAGATTCTCTCAGACTCTGTCAGCAACGGTGAACTGCACACTTCACAGCTCTCTGGATATTCACATTTGCAATCTGGTCTTTGGTTGGGCCACTTAGGGACATGCAGATACTTATTCTGAATATACTCCAGCATTTCTGTGTACGTTCAGTCATCGCCATGTTAAAAAACTAAATTCTACCCAAGTCTAAACTTCCACCATTCTACACTGATGAAGTTCAGTGTGTTcctttggacttttttttaatgctttatttattcatttgcaAAATTCCACTTAACCATTATGGGTTATTGTGTGCTGATACTACTTTGTGTACAGGTTGTGAAACACTAACACATTAACTTGTGTTATTTTCACTTGTTTGTTATTTAGCTATCAGCCGTTATTAgcattccacttctgggattgctccagtgctgctggaaattccaccggatcaCACTCTTTTCggtcggatgtccgttaccttcctctttctttgtgtcggCATTTTAAACTACGGAGGATTcatgaggactgtggttaactgctcctcagatctctgcagggtaaatccagacagctagctagactatctgtccaatctgagctttctgttgtacgactaaaactacttttgaacgtacacgttccaccaaaacaagttccttccggaggctattttgcagcggcaccgtgactctgtccggcacttagcaccgcccaagacgattgcgattggtttaaagaaatgccaataaaccagagcacgttttttttcccatcccagaatgctgtgtggactagccagaccatctggtctggcaaagcgagactagcatTATACACACCCTTTCTGTGGAAGCCTTTTTAACACTGAGAACTTTGACTCCTTTGGGCAAATGGAACTCATGGTTTTCAAAGTCTGTGCTGAAGAATGTGGTCTGTGTGCGAGGGTCTGTGAAGGATATGCCAACATCACTGACGACTGAGGTCTTGTCCTTCTCGACACTCAGCTTAGTGGTGCCTTGCTGGAACACAACCTGGAACAACATACATCAAAATAGAAGAAGAGTTCTAAAAGTGGGCACACATTGTGTCATTTTCTATGTTTTCAAAATGCTCTGTGTTTCTCACCGGATTATTGTTGCCGACAAGGACTAGGTCCTGGTCCTTGCGGCCTCCTACTGTGCTCTTGTGCAGTGGGTGAACGATGCCCATATCCGCCTTCTGTTTGAAACGCAGTAGGCCAGTCTCATGGAACTCCATGCTGTCGCACCCATTCGGACCGATTCTAATCACTGTCCATATTACCAGAGTGATCTGAGGGACAGTGGAGATGTGGAGagggtgtttattgtgtaaatatgtctgtttcattattataactaatcatattttttctatttcttatactttatgtatattttttctcctgtgtctacttaatgtgtttttgtgttattctgataggtgtacattttcttcttttgagctgctgtagcacaggaatttcccctgtgtgggattaataaagtctatcttatcttacagATTTTAAAAGACCATGATTCATGCAACAACACATAATGATCAATGACTCTGTGTCAACTCTTTACCATCCTTTATCAAGTGTTATCAAGAGAATCCATTGGACAAGTACATTTGTAGTACTCACAATAAGGTTAATTAAggcgaggaggaagaggaggataaCGATGCAAACAGCCATGTTTCCCTTGCGTCCTCTCAGCCCTGTCTTATGAAGACGTTCTTCTTCTATGGGTACATAGCCTGCTTTGAAGTTACTGTTGTGTTCCTTGTTGATACAACGTCTTTCTATAGCTTTTTCTCGCATGGACTTCTTCACGGGCCCATTGGAACTCTCCTGGAAGACAAAACAATCTCTGAGGCATGCCactaaaatctatatattttttgcagtAAGGAGGTCCATGAAATCCCACGCCAAAAATAACAATTTCCGTACATACTTAGTTTTACGCTAAGACtggaatttaaaataaaattccaaCCCTTACTTTCATACCTCAAAATCACAGTGTGATATGCTGTTTTCATGCTTTTCTAACTCAGAGTTGTAAAACATGGATGTCTCTGTGTATGAAATAGTCTCATTTCTCTACAAATGTATATTTACTGTTCATAGCTATATTTAGGTTTAGGTTTTAGCTCCTACTACTTATTTTCAATGTATCATGTGCTCTGCGATGGAATGCATCTCAGTTAAATGCCCCGCGACTGCCTGTCTGTGGCCACAACTAAAAATAAACTGCACTCAATTTAGCAGCAAAATAGAAACACACTCGACTGT
This sequence is a window from Sander lucioperca isolate FBNREF2018 chromosome 11, SLUC_FBN_1.2, whole genome shotgun sequence. Protein-coding genes within it:
- the sgcb gene encoding beta-sarcoglycan, which produces MASEQESSNGPVKKSMREKAIERRCINKEHNSNFKAGYVPIEEERLHKTGLRGRKGNMAVCIVILLFLLALINLIITLVIWTVIRIGPNGCDSMEFHETGLLRFKQKADMGIVHPLHKSTVGGRKDQDLVLVGNNNPVVFQQGTTKLSVEKDKTSVVSDVGISFTDPRTQTTFFSTDFENHEFHLPKGVKVLSVKKASTERITSSASSDLNIKGDSKAIIRGNEGVNIMGRTVEFKMGGGIELRAENSIVLNGSVMFNATRIPNSAGDVYFDEGMERYKLCMCADGTLFRVQVKYPNMGCQTSDNPCGKAH